Genomic DNA from Candidatus Hydrogenedentota bacterium:
ACCTTGTGCGAACACTACAATACGGACGAGAAGATCATGGAGACCATGGCGGTGGCGGAAAAGCACGGCGTCAACACGCTGGTCATCCACACTGTACCCCGTGCCATGGAAACCTTGCGTACCTATCGACACGACCGGGGCGGCAAAATACAATGGATTATCTGTCCCACCCTGCAGGTGGATGAAGATGCCGCCGCCTATCGCCGACAAGTGAAAGAAATCGTCGATATGGGCGTGGAAGCCGTCTATTTATGGGGCGTAGCCGCCGACCGGCTCACCGCAGAAGGCAACGTGGACGCCATGAAACGGGCTGTCGGCATCGGTCATGAATTCGGTTTGCCCAGCGGCGTCGGCGCCCACGATTTGCGCGTCATCGAATGTTGTGAAGAGCACGGTGTCCCTGCCGATTTCTACATTAAAACCTTCCACCACCACAACTATCCCAGCGCGCCGCGGCCCGATCAGCTGAGCGCAGTCCATACGGAAGTGCCCGGCTATTGGTGCCAAGATCCGCAGGCGGTCATCGACGTCATGAGCCAAGTGGATAAACCGTGGATCGCTTTCAAAGTCATGGCGGCAGGGGCGATCCCGCCCGAAAACGCCTTTCAATATGTCTTCGACAACGGCGCTGATTTTTCTTTAGCCGGTATGTTCGATTTTGAAATTGAGGAAGATGTGCAGATAGCCAAGAAGGTCTTGAAACAAGTCAATCGGCACACACGGCCTTGGCGCGCTTGATGCCCCTTTCCGAAGCATAGGAGTTTTACCATGAGAATATTGCGTGTAGCCTGTGCCCTCAGCGCAGCCCTATGGACCGCGGCCGCCTATGCGGAAACAGCGGAAGCACTGCCTTTTTTTGCCTATTGTTTCGATACCCACGATTCCATGAATCGATCTCTGGAGGAGCAGGCGAAACTGATTAAAGACCTGGGCTTCCAAGGGGTCGGACACCTCTGGCTCGATGATGTCCAAGAACGTTTGGACACCCTAGATGCGCAGGGATTGACGCTCTATCAAATCACCATTCACATCAACATGGCGGACACGGAGACGCCTTTCAGTCCGCAATTAAAAGAAGTCTTGCCCCTGTTAAAGGGCCGTCAGGTGCAAATCTGCCCGCTCATGGAGGGCATGGCGCCTTCCGACCGCGACGGCGATGAAGTGGGCGTGAAAATTATCCGTGAGCTGGCAGACCTCGCCAAAGACTCCGGCACTGAAATCGTGCTCTATCCCCATGCCGACCTCTGGATGGAGCGGGTTGATGACGCCATCCACATGGCGCGCCTCGTCGATCGCGATAATGTGGCGATCATGTTTAATCTGTGCCACTGGCTGAAAGAGAACAATGAGGCGGGTTTGGAAGCCCTTTTGGAAGAAGCCATGCCGTGGCTCCACGCCGTCAGCATCAATGGCGCAGACCATGCCGAAGACATCGCAAAGGGCCCCGGCGATTGGCTCCAGCCCCTCGGCAGCGGCAGCTTCGATGTGGGCGCCTTGCTTGCCGCCTTAAAAAGGCTCGGATACAACAAGCCGGT
This window encodes:
- a CDS encoding TIM barrel protein, whose translation is MRILRVACALSAALWTAAAYAETAEALPFFAYCFDTHDSMNRSLEEQAKLIKDLGFQGVGHLWLDDVQERLDTLDAQGLTLYQITIHINMADTETPFSPQLKEVLPLLKGRQVQICPLMEGMAPSDRDGDEVGVKIIRELADLAKDSGTEIVLYPHADLWMERVDDAIHMARLVDRDNVAIMFNLCHWLKENNEAGLEALLEEAMPWLHAVSINGADHAEDIAKGPGDWLQPLGSGSFDVGALLAALKRLGYNKPVGLQCWGLQGDAKVHLQRSMAAWKALQGQSK